One segment of Gadus chalcogrammus isolate NIFS_2021 chromosome 8, NIFS_Gcha_1.0, whole genome shotgun sequence DNA contains the following:
- the LOC130387686 gene encoding leukocyte cell-derived chemotaxin 1-like, which translates to MTSEKVPIASAGPEDLQQFMPPAYSSVAVKPAGTGWLLKAGIAVLIAGAILLLFGAIGAFYVWNNNERHVYNVHYSMSINGKVEEGSMEIDAANNMERFRTGSGVDEAVEVHDFQIGITGIRFAGGEKCYIKTQVKARLPDVDTLNKDALTLDLEDEVMPAKFEEDSLIWIAGDTPLADSAFLSSKIKDLCGDLPIFWLRPTYTSGGQKKRSADEAQRRRRRQAPGLEEEEDVEAEFNPENPYHRGLEGEEGTMTFDPMLDHLGICCAECRRSYTQCQRVCEPLGGYEPWPYHYRGCRVVCRAIMPCTWWMARILGVV; encoded by the exons ATGACTTCAGAAAAAGTACCAATCGCCTCCGCGGGGCCGGAGGATCTTCAGCAGTTCATGCCACCG GCCTACTCCTCCGTGGCCGTGAAACCCGCGGGCACTGGGTGGCTCCTGAAGGCCGGCATCGCGGTGCTAATCGCGGGAGCCATTCTCCTGCTGTTCGGGGCCATCGGAGCCTTTTACGTGTGGAACAACAACGAAAGACAT GTGTACAACGTGCACTACAGCATGAGCATCAACGGCAAAGTGGAGGAGGGCTCCATGGAGATCGACGCGGCGAACAACATGGAGCGCTTCCGCACGGGCAGCGGCGTGGACGAGGCGGTGGAGGTGCACGACTTCCAGATT GGGATCACTGGGATCCGGTTTGCAGGAGGAGAGAAATGCTACATCAAGACCCAAGTGAAGGCCCGCCTCCCAGACGTGGACACCCTCAACAAGGACGCCTTGACCCTTGACCTG GAGGACGAGGTAATGCCGGCCAAGTTTGAGGAGGACTCCCTGATCTGGATTGCGGGCGACACGCCCCTCGCTGACTCCGCCTTCCTCAGCAGCAAGATCAAGGACTTGTGCGGTGACCTGCCCATCTTCTGGCTCCGCCCAACCTACACCTCTG GCGGACAGAAGAAGAGGAGTGCCGACGAGGCTcaacgccgccgccgtcgccagGCCCCGGgattggaggaggaagaggacgtggAGGCGGAGTTTAACCCGGAGAACCCCTACCAT AGAGGCCTGGAGGGCGAGGAGGGCACCATGACCTTCGACCCCATGCTGGACCACCTGGGTATCTGCTGCGCCGAGTGCCGGCGGAGCTACACCCAGTGCCAGCGCGTGTGCGAGCCCCTCGGCGGCTACGAGCCCTGGCCCTACCACTACCGCGGCTGCCGCGTGGTCTGCCGCGCCATCATGCCCTGCACCTGGTGGATGGCCCGCATCCTGGGCGTGGTCTAA
- the LOC130387281 gene encoding protocadherin-8-like produces the protein METSGWKRTILLCAFLASQTTLTQTKTVKYQTFEEDAPGTVIGNLAKDISSASSASPHASSSGSKTNFRMMKQFNSTFIRLRESDGQLAIGERIDRERICKHTLRCAIAFDVVSFSKEQFKLVHVEVEVKDINDNSPEFPRKESSLDVSENTAVGTRIPLDFAVDEDVGVNYIQSYQISVNSHFSIDVLSRADGVKYAELVLMKELDRETQSTFALDLVAMDGGNPSRSGTTRIHVKVKDYNDNSPVFDRSSFSVDLPEDAPVGFLLLDLNAEDPDEGLNGEVVYGFGHQVPAEIRQLFRVDRKTGRLTLESPIDFESKNTYEFDVQASDLGPNPSPAICKIVVQVQDVNDNAPEISITPMTSITAGIAYITEAAARESFVALVSTSDRDSGANGQVHCTLYGHDHFRLQQAYEDSFMIVSTNPLDREKIPEYNLTVVAEDLGSPPFRTITQYTIRLSDENDNAPAFSKPVYEVAVVENNAPGAYISTVVARDLDLGQNGKVTYKLADTYLMGSPISTFVSLDPASGSLYALRSFNYEVMKQLELRVTASDGGSPPLTSSANVYVRIVDQNDNSPVVVHPALHNGSAEVLLPRDAPTGYVITRVEARDSDEGVNSELSFGLATGEASVFSVNKVTGDVYLNQALSHEVDETLSVTVTVSDNGRPALTSTATLHFLVIAGAPPSDRTVYHQTNSGDEVHAQWDLSVVIIVVLAGSCTLLLLAIILIATTCNRRKRDKSGEDSDSYAEKGTLERSRNLADNPLLPLHGSGVVGGFDTHSYTSQAGGFNSTHPGGGDMCSASEDGSEVPCVYESDTKLRGNKLEGYSTLPGYGNSKEAVRPITIWKGNSYTTISARDPVFSGKDSGKGDSDFNDSDSDVSGDTGRHKEVPMVPPMGGQNGLWACTSECKILGHSDRCWSPSAVRAHPPMPPPSPARSPAPPPPPPCPPALSSFASLPKTASLPRDPQRRDHYYQAHLPKTLGLQSVYEKVLHTEYDYVLVTPPLAGPGAAGGAAGPAAGARVTQEITDISIPVYTPTPPPRCPAAEDV, from the exons ATGGAGACGTCAGGGTGGAAGAGGACGATTCTCCTGTGCGCTTTCCTCGCGAGCCAAACGACCctgacacagacaaagacggtGAAGTATCAGACGTTTGAAGAGGACGCGCCGGGGACGGTGATCGGAAACTTGGCCAAGGAcatctcctccgcctcctcggcTTCCCCGCATGCCTCCTCGTCGGGCTCCAAGACCAATTTCCGAATGATGAAACAGTTCAACTCCACGTTCATCCGCCTGCGGGAGAGCGACGGTCAGCTGGCCATCGGCGAGAGGATCGACCGCGAGAGGATCTGCAAACACACCCTGCGGTGCGCGATCGCCTTTGACGTGGTGAGCTTCTCCAAGGAGCAGTTCAAACTCGTGCACGTCGAGGTGGAGGTCAAGGACATCAACGACAACTCCCCCGAGTTCCCCCGGAAAGAGTCGAGCCTGGACGTCTCGGAGAACACGGCGGTGGGCACGCGGATCCCGCTGGACTTTGCCGTGGACGAGGACGTGGGGGTGAACTACATCCAGAGCTACCAGATCTCCGTCAACAGCCACTTCTCCATCGACGTGCTCAGCAGAGCCGACGGGGTTAAATATGCGGAGCTCGTGCTCATGAAGGAGTTGGACCGCGAGACTCAGTCTACTTTCGCGTTGGACCTGGTGGCTATGGACGGTGGCAACCCGTCCCGCTCGGGCACCACGCGCATACACGTCAAGGTGAAAGACTACAACGACAACAGTCCCGTGTTCGACCGGAGCAGCTTCTCCGTGGACCTGCCCGAGGACGCCCCCGTGGGCTTCCTGCTGCTGGACCTGAACGCGGAGGACCCGGACGAGGGACTGAACGGAGAGGTGGTGTACGGGTTCGGCCACCAGGTGCCGGCCGAGATAAGACAACTTTTCAGAGTGGACCGGAAGACCGGCCGCCTCACGCTCGAGAGCCCCATCGACTTCGAAAGTAAGAACACGTACGAGTTCGACGTGCAGGCGAGCGACCTGGGTCCGAACCCCAGCCCGGCCATATGTAAGATCGTAGTGCAGGTGCAGGACGTGAATGACAACGCGCCAGAGATCTCCATTACCCCCATGACCTCCATCACAGCGGGCATCGCGTACATAACGGAGGCGGCGGCGCGAGAGAGTTTCGTGGCGCTGGTCAGCACCTCGGACAGGGACTCGGGCGCCAACGGCCAGGTGCACTGCACCCTGTACGGCCACGACCACTTCCGGCTCCAGCAGGCGTACGAGGACAGCTTCATGATCGTGAGCACGAACCCGCTGGACCGAGAGAAGATCCCCGAGTACAACTTGACGGTGGTGGCGGAGGACCTGGGCTCCCCGCCGTTCAGGACCATTACGCAGTACACCATCCGGCTTTCAGACGAGAACGACAACGCGCCCGCATTCAGCAAGCCCGTGTACGAGGTGGCCGTGGTGGAGAACAACGCGCCCGGCGCCTACATCAGCACGGTGGTTGCGCGGGACCTGGACCTTGGGCAGAACGGAAAGGTCACCTACAAGCTGGCGGACACCTACTTAATGGGCTCCCCCATCTCCACCTTCGTGTCCCTGGACCCCGCCAGTGGCTCGCTTTACGCGCTGCGGAGCTTCAACTACGAGGTGATGAAGCAGTTGGAGCTCCGCGTCACGGCCAGCGATGGGGGGTCCCCGCCGCTGACCAGCAGCGCCAACGTCTACGTCAGGATCGTGGACCAGAACGACAACTCGCCGGTGGTCGTGCACCCGGCCCTTCACAACGGTTCGGCCGAAGTTCTGCTGCCACGGGACGCGCCGACTGGCTACGTCATCACACGCGTGGAGGCGCGAGACTCGGATGAGGGCGTGAACTCAGAGTTGTCCTTCGGCCTGGCGACCGGTGAGGCGTCCGTGTTCTCCGTGAACAAAGTCACGGGGGACGTGTACCTCAACCAGGCGCTGAGCCACGAGGTGGACGAGACGCTGAGCGTGACCGTCACCGTGAGCGACAACGGGCGGCCCGCGCTTACCTCCACGGCCACGCTCCACTTCCTCGTGATCGCGGGCGCCCCGCCGAGCGACCGGACCGTGTACCACCAGACCAACAGCGGCGACGAGGTGCACGCGCAGTGGGACCTGTCGGTGGTGATCATCGTCGTGCTCGCGGGGAGCTGCACGCTCCTACTGCTCGCGATCATCCTCATCGCGACCACCTGCAACCGCCGCAAGCGAGACAAGAGCGGAGAGGACAGCGACTCGTACGCGGAGAAGGGCACGCTCGAGAGGAGCCGGAACCTCGCGGACAACCCGCTGCTGCCGCTCCACGGGTCGGGCGTGGTGGGGGGCTTcgacacacactcgtacaccaGTCAGGCCGGCGGGTTCAACTCGACCCACCCTGGTGGGGGCGACATGTGCTCGGCCTCTGAGGACGGCAGCGAGGTGCCCTGCGTGTACGAGTCGGACACCAAGCTTAGAGGGAATAAACTTGAG GGATATTCCACTCTGCCTGGCTACGGGAATAGCAAGGAGGCGGTGAGACCCATCACTATCTGGAAGGGCAACTCGTACACCACCATATCGGCCCGGGACCCCGTGTTCAGCGGCAAGGACAGCGGGAAGGGCGACAGCGACTTCAACGACAGCGACAGTGACGTCAGCGGTGACACCGGCCGACACAAAGAAGTCCCGATGGTTCCACCAATGGGCGGCCAGAACG gcctgtgGGCGTGCACCAGCGAGTGTAAGATTCTGGGCCACTCGGACCGCTGCTGGAGCCCGTCGGCCGTGCGGGCCcacccccccatgccccccccctcgCCGGCCAGgtccccggccccgccccctcccccgccctgcCCCCCCGCCCTGTCCTCCTTCGCCAGCCTGCCCAAGACGGCCTCGCTGCCCCGGGACCCCCAGCGCCGGGACCACTACTACCAGGCCCACCTGCCCAAGACCCTGGGCCTGCAGAGCGTGTACGAGAAGGTGCTGCACACCGAGTACGACTACGTGCTGGTGACCCCGCCCCTCGCCGGCCCCGGGGCcgcggggggggcggcggggcccgCGGCGGGGGCGCGCGTCACGCAGGAGATCACTGACATCAGCATCCCGGTGTACACGCCCACCCCGCCGCCACGCTGCCCCGCTGCTGAGGacgtctaa